One genomic segment of Sediminispirochaeta bajacaliforniensis DSM 16054 includes these proteins:
- a CDS encoding histidine phosphatase family protein, producing the protein MKTIILLRHAECEGVGYIGRGSNPPLSQEGRERAGELIAPLLTFAPKQIFSSPLLRCRQTIDPFWTAKKGEGGCAMVSWDKRLEELDFGRWEGCRSKTVKAHDPDLFDRWLTDPSFPAPGGESLAMLQERVEAFWRQEIAGAEAERILILTHGGPIRCLLSLLVGRGTDGHWLFSVDRGNFCTIKIFDDGNYLIDGVNLH; encoded by the coding sequence ATGAAAACGATCATCCTGCTTCGTCACGCCGAATGCGAGGGAGTCGGTTATATCGGGCGGGGGAGCAATCCGCCCCTCTCTCAGGAAGGAAGAGAACGGGCCGGGGAGCTTATCGCCCCCCTGCTTACCTTTGCCCCAAAACAAATTTTCTCGAGTCCCCTGCTTCGTTGTCGTCAAACCATCGATCCCTTTTGGACCGCGAAGAAGGGAGAAGGTGGCTGTGCCATGGTAAGCTGGGACAAACGGCTCGAAGAGTTGGATTTCGGTCGCTGGGAAGGATGCCGATCAAAAACTGTCAAAGCACATGATCCGGATCTCTTTGACAGGTGGCTTACCGATCCAAGCTTCCCCGCGCCCGGAGGAGAAAGTCTCGCCATGCTTCAGGAACGGGTTGAAGCGTTTTGGAGACAGGAAATAGCAGGGGCGGAAGCCGAGAGAATTCTCATTCTCACCCACGGCGGCCCCATACGATGTCTTCTATCCCTGTTGGTCGGAAGGGGAACAGATGGTCACTGGCTCTTCTCCGTCGATCGGGGAAATTTCTGTACAATAAAAATTTTCGACGATGGAAATTACCTCATTGATGGGGTAAATCTTCATTAA
- a CDS encoding MOSC domain-containing protein has translation MKITVESINISEEKGTAKHPVPHIEVYDHGFRGDAHAGDWHRQISLLGNPSIRRFEERMTRKIGPGEFGENITVDGIDLNDVAVLDRFRIGDVELEITQIGKSCHGDDCAIYREVGKCVMPKEGLFARVIKQGTIQQGAEMEYLPRPFTVRVITISDRAHAGVYEDISGPRITELVKAGFSTKRYHLKTIYQLLPDDQAAIEAALRSAVEAGDNLIFTTGGTGIGPRDVTPEAVMAVADKILPGVMDHIRLKYGAEKPNALFSRSLCAISGSSSIFALPGSVRAVEEYMRELLGMIDHMVIMIHGIGH, from the coding sequence ATGAAGATCACAGTTGAATCGATCAATATATCGGAGGAGAAGGGAACGGCAAAGCATCCGGTTCCTCACATTGAAGTCTATGACCACGGCTTTCGTGGCGATGCCCATGCCGGTGATTGGCATCGCCAGATTAGTCTGCTCGGGAACCCGAGTATCAGACGTTTCGAAGAACGCATGACAAGAAAGATCGGTCCGGGAGAATTCGGTGAAAATATTACCGTCGACGGGATAGATCTGAACGATGTCGCCGTTCTGGACCGATTTCGGATCGGCGATGTTGAGCTGGAGATTACACAGATTGGAAAGAGCTGCCACGGCGACGACTGCGCCATCTATCGTGAGGTGGGAAAGTGTGTCATGCCCAAGGAAGGGCTCTTTGCCAGGGTCATAAAGCAAGGCACCATACAACAGGGGGCCGAGATGGAATATCTGCCCCGGCCCTTTACCGTTCGGGTCATAACCATCAGCGATAGGGCGCATGCCGGTGTCTACGAGGATATCTCAGGCCCGAGAATCACCGAATTGGTAAAAGCAGGCTTTTCGACGAAGCGTTACCATCTGAAAACTATTTACCAGCTTCTTCCCGATGATCAGGCTGCCATTGAGGCTGCTCTTCGGAGTGCCGTGGAAGCGGGAGATAATCTGATTTTTACTACCGGCGGTACAGGTATCGGGCCCCGCGATGTGACACCTGAGGCGGTTATGGCCGTCGCCGACAAGATCCTGCCCGGTGTTATGGACCATATTCGTCTCAAATATGGGGCGGAAAAGCCAAACGCCCTTTTTTCCAGAAGCCTCTGCGCCATATCGGGAAGCTCAAGTATCTTTGCCCTTCCGGGCAGCGTTCGGGCGGTGGAAGAATATATGCGGGAATTGCTGGGCATGATCGACCACATGGTTATCATGATCCACGGCATTGGCCATTAA
- the moaC gene encoding cyclic pyranopterin monophosphate synthase MoaC: protein MSEYDPSGEIRKAEGRLTHVDETGRASMIDVGDKVPVRRVAIAAGRIRLAPSTVALIRENKVKKGDVLTVAQIAGIQAAKHTHHLIPLCHPLPLTKVDVRTKLTDDGVMVEGEARCTGKTGVEMEALTAVHVALLTVYDMCKAVDKGMVMEGIHLVEKRKEVIE from the coding sequence ATGAGCGAATATGACCCTTCCGGTGAAATCAGAAAGGCGGAGGGAAGATTAACCCATGTCGATGAGACGGGTAGGGCGTCCATGATTGATGTGGGAGACAAGGTTCCTGTCAGACGAGTCGCCATAGCGGCGGGGCGTATTAGACTGGCCCCCTCTACGGTGGCACTTATACGGGAGAATAAGGTAAAAAAGGGGGACGTTTTGACGGTGGCCCAGATTGCGGGAATTCAGGCTGCAAAACATACCCATCATTTGATCCCTCTTTGCCACCCCTTACCCCTCACCAAGGTCGATGTCCGTACCAAACTCACCGATGACGGGGTAATGGTAGAGGGCGAGGCCCGGTGTACCGGAAAGACCGGGGTCGAGATGGAGGCCCTGACCGCCGTGCATGTGGCCCTGCTTACGGTATACGATATGTGCAAGGCCGTGGATAAAGGTATGGTTATGGAAGGAATTCACCTTGTTGAAAAACGGAAGGAAGTAATCGAATGA
- a CDS encoding GTP 3',8-cyclase MoaA: MLLDLYKRHIHYLRISVTDRCNLRCLYCMPEEGVPLIPHDQILSLEEIRDIVKVAISLGIDKIRLTGGEPLVRKGIVDLVAMIASFEGLRDLAMTTNGILLSAFAADLKAAGLMRVNVSLDTMDPVRYAEITRGGRIEDVLEGLAAAKAAGLSPIKLNAVVPFNAGPLAAGDVARFGEEQGFEVRFIHQMDLHAGEFTVVEGGEGGDCAHCSRLRLSSRGVIYPCLFNDIGFDVRTLGAREAILAAVRGKPKCGVPGSGNTFYGLGG; this comes from the coding sequence TTGTTGTTAGACCTATATAAACGTCACATACACTACCTTCGTATATCGGTTACCGATCGTTGTAATCTACGTTGCCTCTACTGTATGCCGGAAGAGGGCGTTCCCCTTATCCCTCATGATCAAATTCTCTCCCTTGAGGAAATTCGTGATATCGTGAAGGTCGCCATTTCCCTGGGAATAGACAAAATAAGGTTGACCGGCGGAGAACCGCTGGTTCGAAAAGGAATTGTCGATCTGGTGGCGATGATTGCCTCCTTCGAAGGCCTTCGTGATCTTGCAATGACCACCAACGGCATATTGCTCTCAGCCTTTGCCGCTGATCTGAAAGCCGCGGGCTTGATGCGGGTGAATGTCAGCCTGGATACCATGGATCCGGTCCGTTATGCGGAGATAACCAGGGGTGGACGGATAGAAGATGTCCTTGAAGGGCTCGCCGCCGCAAAGGCTGCTGGGCTTTCGCCGATTAAGCTCAATGCCGTGGTTCCCTTTAATGCCGGCCCCCTGGCTGCCGGGGATGTCGCCCGTTTTGGCGAAGAACAGGGATTTGAGGTACGTTTTATTCACCAGATGGATCTTCATGCCGGTGAATTTACCGTTGTCGAAGGGGGCGAGGGAGGGGATTGTGCACACTGTAGCCGTCTCAGGCTTTCAAGTCGCGGGGTTATTTACCCCTGCCTCTTCAATGATATAGGATTTGATGTAAGGACATTAGGCGCACGGGAGGCAATCCTTGCCGCCGTACGCGGTAAACCGAAATGTGGTGTTCCCGGCAGCGGAAATACCTTCTATGGCCTCGGAGGATAG
- a CDS encoding molybdopterin molybdotransferase MoeA: MREKNDKQLRDFNEVYDLTIARAAELAGRYASTEEVEPGLCRGRVLAMDICTDRELPPFDRVAMDGYACRRCDLPGTLRLIGDSAAGSRDRLKVEPETCVKVMTGTVLPDGADMVAMVEYSAEHTDGGTTFVTLEDDRIIGGSSNFSPRGEDVKAGSLVLSAGTVLSSKHIALLASVGYARALVKRLPRVGLLASGNEVIEPEENPDLFQVRNANANQAMAQLGDLGIRPRYYGIVPDDVGQLSSVLKHAAMENDLILMSGGVSMGDYDFAPDAITENGFTILYDRIAVKPGRPSTFAVSERADLFGLPGNPVSSFVITELLVKPYLYRLMGAHFQPRMLLCPLAEAFLRRDAEREEWFPVAIGDDGYARPIAYHGSGHFQALPAADGFMRIDRGISEMKKGKMVVVRPI; the protein is encoded by the coding sequence GTGAGAGAGAAGAATGATAAGCAACTTCGGGATTTTAATGAAGTTTATGATTTGACCATTGCAAGGGCAGCTGAGCTTGCCGGTAGATATGCTTCCACTGAAGAGGTGGAGCCGGGACTATGCCGGGGCAGGGTGCTTGCCATGGATATATGTACCGACCGCGAGCTTCCCCCCTTTGATAGGGTTGCTATGGATGGATATGCCTGCCGGAGGTGTGATCTTCCGGGTACGTTGCGACTTATCGGCGACAGCGCAGCCGGCAGTCGTGATCGGCTGAAAGTCGAACCGGAAACATGTGTCAAGGTGATGACGGGGACTGTATTGCCGGATGGGGCCGACATGGTTGCAATGGTCGAGTACTCTGCAGAGCATACCGACGGTGGCACCACCTTTGTTACTCTGGAGGATGACCGTATTATTGGCGGTTCTTCCAACTTTAGTCCCCGGGGTGAGGATGTAAAGGCTGGTTCGCTGGTTCTTAGCGCCGGGACCGTCCTTTCGTCCAAGCATATCGCTCTCCTTGCTTCGGTCGGGTATGCAAGGGCCTTGGTGAAACGTCTTCCAAGGGTCGGTCTTCTTGCGAGCGGGAATGAAGTGATAGAACCTGAAGAAAACCCTGACCTTTTTCAGGTTAGAAACGCAAATGCGAACCAGGCAATGGCTCAATTAGGAGACTTGGGAATACGCCCCCGCTACTACGGTATCGTTCCCGATGATGTCGGGCAGCTTTCTTCCGTGCTTAAGCATGCCGCTATGGAAAATGATCTCATACTGATGAGCGGCGGTGTCTCCATGGGGGATTATGATTTTGCACCCGATGCCATTACCGAAAACGGGTTTACCATCCTTTATGACAGAATAGCAGTGAAGCCCGGACGTCCGTCGACCTTTGCCGTCTCAGAACGTGCCGATCTTTTTGGCCTTCCGGGAAATCCCGTTTCCAGTTTTGTGATAACGGAACTGCTTGTCAAACCCTATCTCTACCGCCTTATGGGGGCACACTTTCAGCCTCGTATGCTCCTCTGTCCCTTGGCGGAAGCGTTTCTCCGCCGTGATGCCGAGCGTGAGGAGTGGTTTCCCGTAGCCATCGGGGACGATGGCTACGCAAGGCCCATTGCCTACCATGGCTCAGGCCATTTCCAGGCGTTACCTGCCGCCGATGGATTCATGAGAATTGATCGGGGAATATCAGAGATGAAGAAAGGAAAAATGGTTGTTGTTAGACCTATATAA
- a CDS encoding FMN-binding protein: MKRKILLISSIMLLALSVGLFAQQSTRSDADFVKQAMTSFQLDAVRPAYIEADRMEANYRFYPAVKGGKVIGYLWWARDFRIANHFEDIILLVKADGQKAKLADFWISHNDHHMNMSEQATKDQFAGMTYDSSIDTVSGSTLSSMQVTTAAKTTLFVFEKYVIEKDLLK; the protein is encoded by the coding sequence ATGAAGCGAAAGATTCTTCTCATTTCATCCATTATGTTGTTGGCCCTTTCCGTCGGCCTATTTGCCCAACAGTCGACCAGGTCCGATGCCGATTTCGTAAAACAGGCAATGACCAGTTTTCAGCTTGATGCCGTTCGTCCCGCGTACATTGAAGCAGACAGAATGGAAGCAAACTATCGTTTTTATCCTGCCGTAAAAGGTGGTAAGGTTATCGGTTACCTCTGGTGGGCACGGGATTTTCGTATTGCAAACCACTTTGAGGACATCATTCTGTTGGTGAAAGCGGATGGGCAGAAGGCAAAGCTTGCCGATTTCTGGATTTCACACAACGATCATCATATGAACATGTCGGAACAGGCAACCAAAGATCAGTTTGCCGGTATGACCTACGACTCATCGATCGATACCGTTTCAGGCTCGACCCTCTCTTCCATGCAGGTGACCACAGCCGCGAAAACAACCCTTTTTGTTTTTGAAAAATACGTTATTGAAAAGGACCTGCTGAAGTAA